A stretch of Sulfurimonas autotrophica DSM 16294 DNA encodes these proteins:
- the lgt gene encoding prolipoprotein diacylglyceryl transferase, with protein MHHFVWNIDPVLISFGPLQVHWYGLLFAAAILSGLEFMKWVYRLENKDESTIEPLFLYAIIGIVVGARLGHCLFYDPDYYLAHPMRIFAVWEGGLASHGGGLGVLLALYLGCKKYKIDFLWLVDRLVVPTALFGFFVRMGNFMNSEIIGKPSDLPWAVVFSRVDSLPRHPAQLYEAFSYLAIFFLLTYIYIKNYKQLQKGFLFGFFLVLVFSARFLIEFVKVKQADYSLGIGLSTGQLLSIPFLLVGIVFMIYSYKKSKNSLSV; from the coding sequence ATGCATCATTTTGTATGGAATATTGACCCTGTTTTAATTTCATTTGGACCACTTCAGGTACATTGGTACGGGCTTTTATTTGCAGCGGCAATACTTTCAGGCTTAGAGTTTATGAAATGGGTGTATCGTCTGGAAAATAAAGACGAAAGCACAATTGAGCCGCTCTTTTTATATGCCATTATCGGTATTGTTGTCGGTGCAAGACTCGGGCACTGCCTTTTTTACGACCCTGATTATTATTTGGCGCATCCTATGAGAATTTTTGCAGTGTGGGAAGGCGGACTTGCTTCACATGGCGGCGGTTTGGGTGTGCTTCTTGCTCTGTACCTTGGATGTAAAAAATATAAAATAGATTTTTTATGGCTTGTTGACCGTCTTGTTGTTCCCACGGCACTTTTTGGCTTTTTTGTTCGTATGGGAAATTTTATGAACTCTGAAATTATTGGTAAGCCGAGTGATTTGCCTTGGGCTGTTGTCTTTTCGAGAGTGGATTCACTGCCGAGACATCCTGCACAGCTTTATGAAGCATTTTCTTACCTCGCCATTTTTTTTCTTCTGACATATATATATATAAAAAATTACAAACAGCTTCAAAAAGGCTTCTTATTCGGATTTTTTCTTGTTTTAGTATTTAGTGCAAGGTTTTTGATTGAATTTGTAAAAGTAAAGCAGGCAGACTATTCACTTGGTATTGGCCTCAGTACGGGGCAGCTCCTGAGCATTCCGTTTTTACTTGTGGGCATTGTTTTTATGATTTACAGCTATAAAAAAAGCAAAAATTCACTATCTGTCTAA
- a CDS encoding (Fe-S)-binding protein yields the protein MSKRVEDIFSFDAIADDCIKCGKCIPVCTIHNVNADEVTSPRGFIDLLGAYKRGNLELDKTAKGIFESCFLCTACVEVCPKSLPTDMIIEQVRSDIAQKFGIAWYKKAFFLLLRHRWLNDIAFKLGYTFQTCGFKIKSDIDSMTSRFNLPMIKSDRLMPSLTKTSFLNSHPENINNGGKRKVAVFIGCLGNYNYKNVGDSLLEILKALEIDAFLAKSQKCCSAPAYFTGDFDTVDYNAKFNIEYFEKFADDVEAIIVPEATCSAMLKIDYEHYFHDQPEWKARAKAVMSKVFMATEWLQHHTHLEHLLASKKKASPIVTYHDPCHAKKMQGIHEEPRNLIRQNYKIVEMSDPNLCCGFGGVTMQTEKYHFAKAAGVPKAAMIKETKAEIVSAECSACRMQINNSMHNAGVETVFKNPIELIAEALKS from the coding sequence ATGAGTAAAAGAGTAGAAGATATTTTCAGTTTTGATGCAATAGCTGATGATTGTATAAAGTGTGGGAAGTGTATTCCTGTATGTACAATTCATAATGTCAATGCTGATGAGGTTACTTCTCCACGTGGATTTATAGACCTTTTAGGGGCTTATAAACGTGGGAATCTGGAACTTGACAAGACGGCAAAAGGTATTTTTGAGTCATGTTTTTTATGTACTGCCTGTGTGGAAGTGTGCCCAAAATCACTGCCGACAGATATGATAATAGAGCAGGTGCGCAGTGATATAGCACAAAAATTCGGCATCGCCTGGTATAAAAAAGCATTTTTTCTGTTGCTTCGCCACAGATGGCTCAATGATATTGCTTTTAAGCTCGGTTATACCTTCCAAACCTGCGGGTTTAAGATAAAAAGCGATATAGATTCAATGACATCGCGTTTTAATCTGCCAATGATAAAATCAGACAGATTGATGCCGAGTTTGACAAAAACATCCTTTTTAAATTCTCATCCTGAAAATATCAATAACGGTGGGAAGAGAAAAGTAGCTGTATTTATAGGCTGTCTTGGAAATTACAACTATAAAAATGTCGGAGATTCTCTGCTAGAGATACTTAAAGCACTTGAAATTGATGCATTTTTGGCAAAAAGTCAAAAGTGCTGTTCTGCTCCTGCCTATTTTACAGGAGATTTTGATACGGTTGATTACAATGCCAAGTTCAATATCGAATATTTTGAAAAATTTGCTGATGATGTTGAGGCTATTATAGTGCCTGAGGCTACATGCAGCGCAATGCTTAAAATTGATTATGAACACTACTTCCATGACCAGCCGGAATGGAAAGCCCGTGCAAAAGCTGTGATGAGCAAAGTTTTTATGGCAACAGAGTGGCTGCAGCACCATACTCATTTGGAACATCTGCTCGCATCAAAGAAAAAGGCTTCTCCTATTGTTACTTACCATGACCCATGTCATGCAAAAAAAATGCAGGGAATTCATGAAGAACCGAGAAATCTCATTCGTCAAAATTATAAAATTGTTGAGATGAGCGACCCTAATTTATGCTGTGGATTCGGTGGTGTTACTATGCAGACGGAAAAATACCACTTTGCCAAAGCAGCCGGTGTGCCTAAAGCTGCCATGATTAAAGAAACAAAAGCGGAGATTGTCAGTGCAGAGTGTAGTGCCTGCCGTATGCAAATAAACAACTCTATGCACAATGCAGGCGTTGAGACTGTCTTTAAAAATCCGATTGAACTTATAGCAGAAGCACTCAAGAGTTAA
- the hemN gene encoding oxygen-independent coproporphyrinogen III oxidase, which produces MALDFAKFTKYSKPGPRYTSYPTALEFNDAFGYDEYVKKLETQDSSRPLSLYFHLPFCKNACYFCGCNVVFTSKEDKMIRYMDYLKRELKILSKHLDMNREVIQMHFGGGTPTFFSAAQLDEIISEIKSYFPNFVPDAEISCEIDPRHINEDQMKVMSEHGFNRVSFGLQDFNEKVQIAVHRVQPYNITKDAMDLARKYNMHSVNVDLIYGLPFQTLDTFKETLSLALTLNPDRFAVFNYAHVPWLKKTMRKIDETTLPRPDEKLQIMQYTIDFLTENGYKMIGMDHFAKSEDELFKAIDKGELHRNFQGYTTKGGADLIGVGLTSIGEGVDYYAQNFKDMPSYEEAIDAGKLPFERGVALSEDDQIRQHVIMELMSNFKLDIKRFEAIYGLEFKKYFEDAILDLKPFVEEELIIMNDECIACSQTGTLLIRNIAMPFDAYMKRHASSDKTFSKTV; this is translated from the coding sequence ATGGCATTAGATTTCGCAAAATTTACAAAATACTCAAAACCGGGACCTCGTTATACGTCTTACCCGACAGCATTGGAGTTTAATGATGCATTCGGATATGATGAATATGTGAAAAAATTAGAAACACAAGACTCTTCACGTCCTTTGAGCCTCTATTTTCACCTGCCATTTTGTAAAAATGCCTGTTATTTTTGCGGATGTAATGTTGTATTTACTTCTAAAGAAGATAAAATGATTCGTTATATGGATTATTTAAAACGTGAGCTTAAAATTCTGTCTAAGCATTTGGATATGAACCGTGAAGTGATTCAAATGCACTTTGGCGGGGGAACACCTACATTTTTTTCCGCTGCCCAGTTAGATGAAATTATAAGTGAAATTAAATCATATTTTCCAAATTTTGTGCCGGATGCCGAAATTTCTTGTGAAATTGACCCGCGTCACATCAATGAAGACCAAATGAAAGTCATGAGCGAGCATGGATTTAACCGTGTAAGTTTCGGTTTGCAGGATTTTAATGAAAAAGTGCAGATTGCTGTGCATCGGGTTCAGCCTTATAACATTACAAAAGATGCTATGGATTTGGCACGAAAATACAATATGCATTCGGTCAATGTTGATTTAATTTACGGGCTGCCTTTTCAAACACTTGATACCTTTAAAGAGACGCTTTCTTTGGCGCTTACTTTAAACCCGGACAGATTTGCGGTATTTAATTATGCCCATGTGCCTTGGTTGAAAAAGACAATGAGAAAGATTGATGAGACAACACTGCCTCGTCCTGATGAAAAGCTCCAAATTATGCAATATACAATTGATTTTTTAACAGAGAATGGTTATAAAATGATCGGTATGGATCACTTTGCAAAATCTGAAGATGAACTTTTTAAAGCCATAGACAAGGGTGAGCTGCACAGAAACTTCCAAGGCTATACAACAAAAGGCGGTGCAGATTTAATAGGTGTGGGACTCACTTCAATCGGTGAAGGCGTTGATTATTATGCACAGAATTTTAAAGATATGCCATCGTATGAAGAAGCGATAGATGCCGGAAAACTTCCATTTGAACGTGGCGTTGCATTAAGTGAAGATGATCAGATACGCCAGCATGTCATTATGGAACTGATGAGTAACTTTAAACTCGACATCAAACGCTTTGAAGCTATATATGGACTGGAATTTAAAAAATATTTTGAAGATGCTATTTTGGACTTAAAACCTTTTGTGGAAGAAGAGTTGATAATCATGAATGATGAGTGCATAGCATGTTCACAAACGGGAACACTGCTGATTAGAAATATAGCGATGCCTTTTGATGCCTATATGAAACGCCATGCAAGCAGCGATAAAACATTTTCAAAGACGGTGTAA
- a CDS encoding ABC transporter ATP-binding protein: protein MKEIVKRFWPYIKEYKLYYMLVIFGGILILISTVATAQIMKPMMDDMFIDKKKEMLYIIPLGLIAIYVTKAFGKYIQTVFMEYIGQSIVTRFREILLDKMINLDMAFLYTNRSGELISRVTNDISRIQFFVSNMLPDMFRDLLTVIALVGYIVYLNPLLSFYTLIVVPLIIYPLMLIAKKLKKYSHRSQSKNADLVSRLTEVFNNSEIIKANATEKFEISRFSVENWNFFKINMKAIYVGALVSPIMEIIAVMGLAAVVYVGGKEVFDDKMTVGEFTAFITAVGLVFEPIRKLGGTYSKIQDALAASERVFEVIDRENAIKDGPKELQEDIKSIEYKNVVLKYENTNILDGINLAIHQGEHIALVGDSGGGKSTFMNMLLRFYDPDSGEILINGSNIKKFTQKSLKHHIALVSQRIYIFQDTLAANVAYGEDTIDEDKVIEALKLADAYDFVMNLEDGIHTMMSEAGANLSGGQRQRIAIARAIYKHASLLLFDEATSALDNESEKRIQKALDAYTKDKITITIAHRLSTIEDADKILVLQKGAIVASGTHTELLECSGVYQRLAGELKL from the coding sequence TTGAAAGAGATTGTTAAAAGATTTTGGCCTTACATCAAAGAGTATAAATTATACTATATGCTTGTCATTTTTGGCGGTATTTTGATTCTTATATCAACTGTGGCAACAGCGCAGATTATGAAGCCGATGATGGATGATATGTTCATTGACAAAAAGAAAGAGATGCTCTATATCATTCCTCTTGGTTTAATTGCTATTTATGTGACTAAGGCATTTGGTAAGTACATACAGACTGTTTTTATGGAGTATATCGGGCAGAGTATCGTTACTCGTTTTCGTGAAATTCTTTTAGACAAAATGATAAATCTTGATATGGCATTTTTATATACAAATAGAAGCGGAGAACTGATTTCGCGTGTAACAAATGACATCAGCCGTATACAGTTTTTTGTCTCAAACATGCTGCCTGATATGTTTCGGGATCTACTGACAGTTATTGCGTTGGTCGGATATATTGTTTATTTAAACCCGCTTTTGTCTTTTTATACACTTATCGTCGTCCCTTTGATTATCTATCCTCTGATGCTTATTGCAAAGAAACTAAAAAAATATTCACACCGTTCACAAAGTAAAAATGCCGATTTGGTTTCACGCCTTACAGAGGTTTTTAACAACAGCGAAATTATTAAGGCAAATGCAACGGAAAAATTTGAAATCTCACGCTTCAGCGTAGAAAATTGGAACTTTTTTAAGATTAATATGAAAGCGATTTATGTAGGCGCACTCGTATCGCCGATTATGGAAATTATCGCTGTTATGGGGCTGGCGGCTGTTGTGTATGTCGGCGGTAAAGAGGTGTTTGATGACAAAATGACCGTTGGAGAGTTTACTGCCTTTATAACTGCTGTGGGACTTGTGTTTGAGCCTATACGAAAACTTGGCGGAACCTATTCAAAAATTCAAGATGCTCTTGCGGCAAGTGAGCGTGTTTTTGAAGTGATAGACAGAGAAAATGCTATAAAAGACGGTCCAAAAGAGCTGCAGGAAGACATAAAAAGCATAGAGTATAAAAATGTGGTGCTTAAATATGAAAATACCAATATTTTAGACGGCATAAATCTTGCAATTCATCAAGGCGAGCATATTGCTCTTGTGGGTGACAGCGGCGGCGGAAAATCTACTTTTATGAATATGCTTTTACGTTTTTATGACCCCGACAGCGGAGAGATTTTAATCAACGGCAGCAACATCAAAAAGTTTACGCAAAAATCGCTTAAGCATCATATAGCACTTGTTTCACAGCGTATTTATATTTTTCAAGATACGTTGGCGGCAAATGTTGCTTATGGTGAAGATACTATAGATGAAGATAAAGTCATAGAGGCACTGAAACTGGCTGATGCTTATGATTTTGTTATGAACCTCGAAGATGGAATTCATACCATGATGAGCGAAGCGGGAGCCAATCTTTCAGGCGGGCAGAGACAGCGCATCGCTATAGCCAGAGCCATTTACAAGCATGCTTCACTGCTTCTTTTTGATGAAGCAACATCAGCGCTTGATAATGAGAGTGAAAAACGTATACAAAAAGCACTTGATGCCTACACAAAAGATAAAATCACAATCACAATCGCGCACAGACTCTCTACAATTGAGGATGCCGATAAAATATTGGTACTGCAAAAAGGGGCCATAGTGGCAAGCGGTACACATACAGAGCTTTTAGAGTGTTCGGGAGTTTATCAAAGATTGGCTGGAGAGCTAAAATTATAA
- a CDS encoding glycosyltransferase family 9 protein produces the protein MKYPLHVIVRKKLSSLINGVLSFFTRKSAHQKYIDVNEIKNILIIRPNYRIGNLIFLTPLINELQKNIPNAKIDIIVGMKLAGKILEPMPNVDKVIDIPRKLLLHPLEMFAYIHKTRAKKYDVALNISGGSTSAQIVTALVKAKYKASFSSDKLWADFTHIQERGRPTHIHMGLEPLEFLRFFNIEVPQQKPNLDIKLTQDEINEAKNDLQTLLHVNNISADKKVIAIFRNARFDKKISDVWWSQWIDELLKINPNTIIVDILSPDIPQKLNEKVLEYSNKNLRVLGAFFKTCDLYVSADTGPMHLAAASGAKVLALFNKTNMEVYGALGEQNKTVDMETLLPQDVAKITINCITSQS, from the coding sequence ATGAAATATCCTTTACATGTAATAGTGAGAAAAAAACTCTCAAGTCTCATAAACGGTGTACTTTCTTTTTTTACACGTAAGTCTGCACATCAAAAATATATAGATGTCAATGAAATCAAAAACATTCTTATCATAAGACCCAATTACCGCATAGGAAACTTGATCTTTTTAACGCCGCTTATTAATGAACTGCAAAAAAATATTCCAAATGCCAAAATAGACATCATTGTAGGCATGAAGCTTGCCGGTAAAATCCTCGAGCCTATGCCAAATGTCGATAAAGTCATAGATATTCCAAGAAAACTGCTTTTACATCCGCTTGAAATGTTTGCATACATTCACAAAACAAGGGCAAAAAAGTATGATGTTGCCTTAAATATTTCGGGCGGTTCTACCAGTGCCCAGATTGTCACGGCACTTGTCAAAGCAAAATACAAGGCCAGTTTTTCAAGTGATAAACTCTGGGCAGATTTCACACATATCCAAGAACGCGGACGACCTACTCATATACATATGGGGCTGGAACCGCTGGAATTTTTACGATTTTTCAATATAGAAGTGCCGCAGCAAAAACCAAACTTAGATATTAAGCTCACTCAAGATGAAATAAATGAAGCCAAGAATGATTTGCAAACTCTGTTACATGTAAACAATATATCTGCTGATAAAAAAGTCATAGCCATTTTTAGAAATGCCCGTTTTGATAAAAAAATAAGTGATGTATGGTGGAGCCAATGGATAGACGAACTTTTAAAAATCAACCCTAACACAATTATAGTAGATATACTTTCACCAGATATTCCCCAAAAACTCAATGAAAAGGTGTTAGAATATTCCAATAAAAACCTTAGAGTTCTTGGAGCATTTTTTAAAACTTGTGATTTATATGTCAGTGCAGACACAGGACCTATGCACCTGGCAGCTGCCTCAGGTGCCAAAGTCTTGGCACTTTTCAACAAAACAAATATGGAAGTTTACGGCGCTTTGGGAGAGCAAAACAAAACTGTTGATATGGAAACTCTCTTGCCGCAAGATGTGGCAAAAATCACTATCAATTGTATAACAAGTCAAAGTTAA
- a CDS encoding GtrA family protein, whose amino-acid sequence MNIKSHILQLAKYGFFGVIATLVHLFSAWAIIYFFAASVFVSNTLAFFTAFIFSYIFQTLYVFSTSFHFKKFIKFFLVQYGTFLFSYLLSDIFPIQNGYLHTLLIVAIMPLITFVIHKFWTFK is encoded by the coding sequence ATGAATATTAAAAGCCATATTCTCCAGCTGGCAAAATATGGTTTTTTTGGAGTGATCGCAACACTTGTGCACCTTTTTAGTGCATGGGCTATTATATACTTTTTTGCTGCTTCTGTTTTTGTATCAAATACATTAGCATTTTTTACGGCTTTTATATTTTCATATATTTTTCAGACGCTTTATGTTTTTAGCACAAGTTTTCATTTTAAAAAGTTTATCAAATTCTTTTTGGTGCAGTATGGGACGTTTCTTTTCTCTTATCTGCTTTCCGATATTTTTCCCATTCAAAACGGTTATTTACATACGCTTCTTATTGTTGCTATAATGCCGCTAATAACTTTTGTCATTCATAAATTTTGGACATTTAAATAG
- a CDS encoding glycosyltransferase family 2 protein — translation MQNKNPFISIVVPCYNEEDVIDIFLEKIFIVLKELDRSYEIVFVNDGSRDKTLEILKQKAKEYDEVRVISLSRNFGKEAALSAGLDMADGEVVVPIDVDLQDPPELILDFVKKYEEGYDVVVGKRVDRTTDSFAKRISAEFFYKIHNKISDIEIPHNVGDYRLMSRRVVDELKQLPESQRFMKGLFAWLGFKTAVVEYKRDSRAAGETSFNGWKLWNFALDGITSFSTAPLRVWFYIGLVIAFISFIYGSWIILKTLIFGVDSPGYASMITVVLFLGGIQLMGIGILGEYIGRIYIESKNRPVYIIEDEY, via the coding sequence GTGCAAAATAAGAATCCTTTTATTTCCATAGTTGTTCCTTGTTATAATGAAGAAGATGTTATAGATATATTTTTAGAAAAAATATTCATTGTGTTAAAAGAACTTGACAGGTCGTATGAAATTGTTTTTGTCAATGACGGAAGTCGAGATAAAACTTTGGAAATTTTAAAGCAAAAAGCGAAAGAGTATGATGAGGTTCGTGTCATAAGTCTTTCACGCAACTTTGGAAAAGAGGCGGCGCTCAGTGCAGGGCTTGATATGGCAGACGGGGAGGTTGTTGTTCCTATAGACGTTGATTTGCAAGACCCTCCCGAGCTTATTTTAGATTTTGTAAAAAAATATGAAGAGGGGTATGATGTTGTTGTGGGCAAGCGGGTTGACAGAACAACTGACTCTTTTGCAAAACGTATAAGTGCCGAGTTTTTTTACAAGATTCATAATAAAATTTCAGATATAGAAATACCGCACAATGTCGGTGATTACAGGCTGATGTCCAGACGTGTTGTAGATGAGCTGAAACAATTGCCTGAAAGCCAGCGTTTTATGAAAGGGCTTTTTGCATGGCTTGGGTTTAAAACGGCTGTTGTTGAGTATAAAAGAGACTCACGGGCAGCGGGAGAGACAAGTTTTAATGGCTGGAAATTATGGAATTTCGCACTTGATGGAATTACAAGCTTTTCTACTGCTCCGCTGCGTGTGTGGTTCTATATTGGCTTGGTTATCGCATTTATTTCTTTTATTTACGGTTCTTGGATTATTTTAAAAACACTTATTTTCGGTGTGGACTCTCCAGGGTATGCTTCTATGATTACGGTCGTACTTTTTTTAGGCGGTATTCAATTAATGGGCATAGGCATTCTCGGCGAATACATCGGACGTATCTATATAGAATCAAAAAACAGACCTGTTTACATCATTGAAGATGAATATTAA
- a CDS encoding glycosyltransferase family 9 protein, producing MQDIKKIAVIMFGLFGDVLIRTPILKALKEIYPDAKITAIVDPVGVYLLEDNVYVDDLIIINRSINKLQKKIKEMQATFEIRKQQFDLIVNLYNGGSSPWMVLFSNAKYKLGFCQQKRKYIYNVNNDCLKDRLKDEQSLYSYMISIIEPLSSKKHSLRPVFFTTKVNDLKMKEYLKEFNVDVENVYLLNLGASKEEKLLDMNKYLELVKYIYKTYNFIPAIILNPTQEYLQEKFIEDFLKLSKLPYIKLDSLSISEIASLIKLTKFIITPDTGIMHLSMAMNTYIYAIFTYTHPIFVDPNDDKFISVYDKFNDGKLYQQQNISSTILEKNIKLLFSKL from the coding sequence ATGCAAGATATCAAAAAAATTGCTGTAATTATGTTTGGATTATTTGGAGATGTACTTATAAGGACACCTATACTTAAAGCTTTAAAAGAGATATACCCTGATGCTAAAATAACGGCTATCGTAGACCCTGTGGGAGTTTACCTTTTAGAAGATAATGTCTATGTTGATGATCTCATTATAATTAATAGATCTATTAATAAATTGCAAAAAAAAATAAAGGAAATGCAAGCTACTTTTGAAATTAGAAAGCAACAATTTGATTTGATAGTAAATTTATATAATGGTGGCTCTTCGCCTTGGATGGTTTTATTTTCAAATGCAAAATATAAATTAGGTTTTTGTCAACAAAAAAGAAAATATATTTATAATGTAAATAATGATTGTCTAAAAGATAGATTGAAAGATGAGCAGTCGTTATATTCATATATGATTTCTATTATTGAACCATTGAGTTCAAAAAAACACTCTTTACGACCTGTTTTTTTTACGACAAAAGTTAATGATTTAAAAATGAAAGAATATTTAAAAGAATTCAATGTAGATGTAGAAAATGTATATTTGCTAAATCTTGGAGCCAGCAAAGAAGAAAAATTATTAGATATGAATAAATATCTTGAATTAGTAAAATATATCTATAAAACATATAACTTTATTCCAGCTATTATTTTAAATCCTACTCAGGAATATCTTCAAGAAAAATTTATTGAAGACTTTTTAAAATTGAGTAAATTACCATATATTAAACTAGATTCTTTATCAATAAGTGAAATTGCTTCATTAATAAAATTAACAAAATTTATTATTACTCCAGATACAGGAATAATGCATTTATCAATGGCAATGAATACATATATTTATGCGATATTTACATATACGCATCCAATTTTTGTTGATCCAAATGATGATAAATTTATCTCTGTTTATGACAAATTTAATGATGGTAAGCTGTATCAGCAGCAGAATATTTCAAGTACAATATTAGAAAAAAATATAAAGTTATTATTTTCTAAGCTTTAA